DNA sequence from the Fusarium verticillioides 7600 chromosome 2, whole genome shotgun sequence genome:
TTGAAACTCGCGCGCCGTCATTCGCTGAGCAGGCCGTCTTGTGATGAGTCGAGGCAGAACATCATGCGAAAGTTCTCTAGGAAGAGGCCGTGATGAAAGGTAATTATTACTGGCGGATGGAAcgctggaagatgaagagaacagTCGCTTGTATGTAGATAAACTGCCGTGGCATTCAAGAGGAGACCTATGGGGTGAGTTGTATAGGGCGACCGACATGAGTCCCAGGGAGAACATGTCCGCAGAAGAGTTAAGATTGTTGTCGACTACAAAGTCGGGCGACGAATAGTCGAGGTTGAGTTGCACTGCCTTTGGTAATCGGGGATCCATATTGAGGACTTCATACAAGTTAATTCCTTGAATAGATGTTGGCTTGTCAGACCCCTCCGGGGGGCTAGCAAATGCTAGTCCGCTGATCTTCCAATCGGACTGTGATATGTTAGTCGAGTTCCCATGAACAGCTTTAGAGGGCATGCCTTTGCGTTGATGAGAACTGCGTCTGGAGTAAGGTTGCCATGGACGATACCGGCATTCTCATGTAAGAACTCGAGAGCCTTGCTGACTTGGAGCAAACCCTTTTGAATCTCCAACTCATCGATCTCGAGCTCTCTTCGCCTCTTTGTCCCATCTGCATCCTCTGTCACATATCGACTCGATCTTCCACCGGGTCCTCCAGCTCGTTCCTGTTCGTCTTTCTCCTGCAGTAAACTGGACAATGAAGCTGTGACGGATTCCGTCACGAACTGTAAGCCTCCGCCTCTTGTCTCCTCCACTGGTTCCACCAACTCGAGAATGTTGGGATGCCTGAGCTTCGCAAGACTCGACGCTTCCTTCTTTAACCGCTCGACGACTTCCTCGACCGTCTTCTTGAACGAGGCCGCACCGGAGCGGCCCAACGAGCTGCCATGGCCATCTAATGATTTCCggtcaaagacaaagacactGTATGGCTTGCCGGtagacttcttcttcgcatcGTATATCTTCCAGGGACCAGCCGTCGAAGTCGGTGCTGAGGAGATGGAGTAGTTGCCTGTGATATTGGTGGCAGAGATGGACTTAAAGGCCGAGGAGAACATGGTGACAGCTCTCCATGGATCGCAAACGTTAGGTCGAACTTAAAAGGGGTCGCAAGTCGCAAGTGCTGCGCTTAGCCGccgctgttgttgttggaggctCACAATGCGATATTCTTTGGTGGCGACGAATACTACAAGGGTCGACGATCGCTTCGCTTAGGCCGCAATAGGATTGGGAATGGAAATGACGTTGATCGCGATGCGCATTCTCCATGTGTAGGGGTAGCCTCGCGTTGACAAATAACCCACGTATCCTTACCATCAGGGAGCCAAGCCTAGCTGCCCCACGATAAGCTGATAACGCCTGGGCAGCGGCGGaagcagctccagctgctgaATGTCAGATCAGTCCCCCATTGAACCCCTGTATCACTAACTTGATAGGGCGTCGACAGCTGCGTTCGCGGAACTTTAAGTGACTTTCCCAGGCGACTCATCCACGGCCCAATGCGGTTGTGACCGCCTGGAGACGGCTGTCCCTGTAAAGTACCTCGGGCTCACTTTGCAGCGAGCCTATTGAGTCGGTCAATTTGCAATCTTTCTATCATGAACCTCCGATACAACTCCGACCATAGACAATTGCCCCTAGTACTTAAGTTAATATCCCACCTACCTTAGTCTCGACACCGAAGGTTATTGCTCCCCATCTGTAAAACTTTACCTTTTTGTTCTTCAGTTTGTGTTGCATATATAATTCCGCCAATTCAACTTTCTACTGTCAATTGACTTCACAAACGCATCAATGATGAGACCGTTGCTTGTCCGCTCCGCTTTACGGAGCGCTCGCATGTCGAGCTTGAGACCGCTATGCCATGCGCAACGGttcagcatcaaggctgaggctgccTCGACCATCAAGCCTCTGGGCCTGGATGCTTCAAAACTCAGCATTGAGAAGACGGGGAAGCCCAAGGGCCTCAGCAAGCCCGAGGATCTCGTCTTTGGACGGGAATTCACAGGTGAACGAATCCCCCACCAGATGCGCCCTGCACAAAAGCTGAAACTTTGCCAGACCACATGCTTGCGATCGAATGGAATCAAGACGAAGGATGGTTGGAGCCCAAGATCACACCCTACCAGAACCTCTCACTCGACCCTGCAACATGTGTCTTCCACTATGCTTTTGAGTGTTTTGAGGGTATGAAGGCgtacaaggacaaggacgGCAAAGTGCGACTCTTCCGACCTGACAAGAACATGGCGCGACTCAACAAGTCTGCTGCCCGTATTGCGCTCCCCACCTTTGAGCCCCAGGCCCTCACCgagctcatctccaagctcgcTCAGCTCGACTCCCGCTTCATCCCTGATAAGCGGGGATACTCCCTCTACCTCCGTCCCACCATGATCGGAACCCAAAAGACACTCGGTGTCGGACCTCCCGGATCTGCTCTTCTCTACGTCATCGCCTCACCCGTTGGCCCTTACTATCCTACCGGTTTTAAGGCCGTCTCGCTCGAGGCCACTGACTATGCTGTTCGTGCCTGGCCTGGCGGTGTTGGTGACAAGAAGCTGGGCGCCAACTATGCGCCCTGCATTGTTCCCCAGCTCCAGGCCGCCAGCCGTGGCTTCCAGCAGAACCTCTGGCTGTTtggagaggaggagtacGTTACTGAGGTCGGCACTATGAACATGTTCgttgctctcaagaacaaggagaccGGCCAGAAGGAGCTTGTGACTGCACCCCTTGACGGAACTATCCTTGAAGGTGTTACTCGTGACTCTGTGCTCGCGCTCGCTCGGGAGCGTCTTGAACCTGAGGGCTGGAAGATCAGTGAGCGCAAGTACACAATGAGggagcttgctgaggctgctgaagagggCCGTCTTCTCGAGgcctttggtgctggaacTGCAGCTATCGTCAGCCCTGTCCGATCCATCTCATGGAAGGGCAAGCTCGTTGACTGCGGTCTTTCTGAGCTCGAAGAGTCTGGCGAGATCGccctcaagatgaaggaatGGATCGAGGCCATTCAATATGGTGATGAGGAGCATGAATGGAGCTACACTATTTAGAGTGGTTGTGTATATGGCGTTATATAGCGGCTGGGAATAGATAGATCGGAATCAAAATAATTACGCTCACGCTCAGGTTTACGAGAACATCATCTGCTTTGCCACAATTGCTTGTTAGGGCTCACAATCAGCGAAACTAGCAAAGGTCAGAGGTTGTGTCACAGCCCCAACTAGACAGACAGTAATacctcaagaccaaaacCTCTAGCAGTACCATTCTTCAAATGCAAAATAACATGTACAATTGACCGGATTTCCCCCTGTCAGTATGTCGTAACCTCCGCTtagttcttcttgtcctgctTGGATGGGTCGGGCAGGATTCCCTCTTCCTCTAACCTCCTTCGTGCTTCCTCAAGGGCCCAGGTAGAGACACTATATAGCCGTTAGTAGACGTCCCGCATCAGGTCTCGGCCAGAATTTCGCCATTGGCAAGACTGAATCCGCCCAATATGATATGTATCCTCCGAGTGCAAATCACTCACGTAGTATCGGGCTTGAAGGCGAGCGCAACGGCGGTGGCGGcaaggctgccgagaagAATATAGGTAGGCCACTCCCAGCCCTCGGGCTCAGGCTTCTCACCAGGCTTGACACCCCAGAGCCAGCCGGTAGGAGGATCGAATTGGTGCTCGCCGCCGCCTCCTTGTCGTCGGGCGGACACGGAGAAACCTCTGGAGGAGAGGGGTTGTCGAATGCAGCGTGCAGCGCGCAGGGGCGCGACAGCAGCGCGGATAAAGGTCATGTTTTACCGTATCGTCGAGATCTCGAGGTGGATTCGATTCGGCGATGAGATGGCGTGGGGGGATATCAATGGCTGAGTGACGTTGTTGGGCGTGATGCTGGTTGTTTGATCTGAACGGATgcgtacctacctaggtaattGTTGAAAGTCGATTTGATAGGTTCACGTGACCCGGTAGTCACAGCACCCCTGTTGGGCTAGTCACTTTGTATATCCTCGTCCAATCCCATCCGAGCGGATAGAAGGAGGAATGGGATATTGAGCATAATCAAGTATTGTTATTTATTAAGTCAAGCTTGGGTGTATCACTAGAGCACAGTTGATCTGAGGTTATATGTCTGTCTGAGTGTTTGAGTTCCGCAGGTGCTGCAGTACCAGAACATTGGCCATACCTAAAACCTCAGCACAATTAAACTACGTGATGAAGTCATTCATGTGCAATTTCAACTCAATGAACGCAGTGGCTGATAAGATATATTTCACAATCTCTACTTACTTATACTTGAAGACTTCTCCTTTCACTGAAATCCCTGCTTCTCAGTCCGATCCCAGTCTTGGCAATAGTGATGCACGGCCTTGTCGATGCCCAAAAAAAAACATGATCTATTCGAGACCCAATATTTGGATCCTGCATCATTCTTTGGGATTCTGCGGTTCCCCTTTTGGACTCATTTCGTCTCGAGTCGGTCTGTTTTTTGCATTTCTCTTGCAAGCGTATTCATTCTAGAGCATTACTTTCCATTTCTCTATAAGTAAATCCGGAGTAATTGATGACGAAACAATCGCTTCAACAATACCGCAACGAACATACAGTACAGCCACGGAATTACTTATGGTCTCAGCTCATTGACTTCGATTACCTTTCATTCTCCATTATATAATTCAAACCGACCCTCCCATGTTCGACGGCTACATAATAGGTGGTAACGTCAGCACGGTTTGGTTCTCTTATATACCATCAAAACTGCATTAGTCCACTAATACCTCTCCCCAAAATGGATCGTGGCCGTCAACGGACTCGAATCACGGGACCTCCTCAAAATGCAACTCAAATAGCTGTCGAGTCATCTGTGGATGATAGTCCAAGTCTAAGCCCTACCGGGTTAGACGTGAGATTCACCCTGGACCATGAACCTCGTAGAGGACGCTCTATTTCGCCTGCTCAAGCCTCTCTCACGAGGCCAAGCTTGGACTCTCGAAGGAGCCAATCGGTCATGAGCATAATGCAGATTGATCAGATTATCTCCGATGATCGAATGAACATGGAAACGTATGGGGTCGCTGAGATGcgtgatggcttcttcgacGCTCTCTTCCTAAAACCGGACCCGATAGATCCAGATGAGATTGTTGAACAGTCCAAAGCTGCTCTGCCTAAGGAATTCGAAAAGAGTCACCCGTTATCAGCAAAGCACTTTCTCCCAAGGCAGCTCCATGAGTTCAAATCAGTAACGCGCAAAGTTGCTACCACTAGAGCTGGcatccagctcctcaagtcGTTTCTTGCCTTTTTCATCGCCTATATCTTATGTCTAATACAGCCGGTCCACGACTGGCTAGGCTACAATGACTACATCATGGTGGTGTCTACGATAATAAATCATCCAGGTCGTAATTTGGGTTCTCAAGTTGATGGTACAGTAGGAACTATCATTGGTACTGCCGCCGGCCTGGCCTGGGGCTATGTTGCCCATTTTGATTTCAGAATCAACGAATGATGCTTTAAAGGCATACGGCTGGATTCTTATTGTCGTTTCCGCGGTGTTCTTTGCGGGCATTGCCTTGACACGTTCAATATTTATCCGCCTATACCAGACTGTTCTATGTGCAGGCATAGCCCTTGCGTTTACAACACTGGGCCTGACTGATGGTAATGCTTTCACCTGGCACAAGCCGTTGCAATACGGAATTCCTTGGCTGTTGGGTCAAGCAATTGCACTGGCGGTAAATTGTCTCGTCTTTCCAGATGCCGGCAACCGCCTACTGGCGGTCGCCTTTCATAAGTCATTCAATGCTATGCAGGTGAGTCAAGTTCACTTGTTTCTTGTTAAAAGTCATACTAACTACTCAGGAATCTCTTGTTATCCCTAGACCTACAGATACAGGACTCAGGAGGCGTCTTGCCAAAACGTTCATGGACATGTCACTTGCTTATCGAGATATGAGAATTGATGTCACCATCACTCGCTTCCGCCCAAACGACGTCCGAGAGCTTCGTAATTCAGTGCAGGGTGTGGTCAGGGCCCTTCTCTCCATGAATACGGATACGGACCTTTTCGAGGACTGGTCCGAAACTCTTGAGATTACTGTTGCAGATGACGCGGGAAGTGAATCCGAGGTGGAAGATTCTGGCCGCAAGGTGGCTCGGGCTCTGTCGGGGCCTACTAGAGAAGTCATTGATTGTATGTCAGAAGGTGTGAAGACATGTCATGCTGCACTCATGGATATGACAGGCTGGCGAAAGTACTTTGGTCCTTCTAAGGACGTTTCGTCTGATCTCGTTCCTGTTCAATTACGCATGCAAAACAGCCTTGCGGCCTTCGATACTGCGGAAGATCATCTCTTGAGATCTAACGACAGGCCCGAAACGTACGCCGATCACGGACAGGCTGTTGAATTCCTTGTGTTCGCGAGACATGTCCGCGAAACAGCAGGGACTGTTGTCAACCTCATGGCCACAGTTCAGGATATGCATACCAACTCTAAAAGCATACGCGTCAATCTTCCTGTATATCCTTTCGGGAAAGCTCTATACAGAACCAACGCACAGGTCAGACATGATCGTGGGGGCGTCACCGCCGGAATGTATAGAGCGACATTTGCGGAGATCGCAAAACTGATAGAAACGACAAGATCACCCGagaatcatcatcctcgtgATAACTACGAGGCGGTCACTGAACCAGAAGACTGTACAGTGATCGAGTCGATCATTCATGGCAGTCCTGCGGTGCATAAAGATAGGTTGAGGTATAAGTTATGGAAACTTCTGCGCCGTTCCCAAGGGTTTGAAGCAAAGTATGCAACGAAggttgtccttctcctttcaGCTCTATCTCTTCCTTGTTGTTTTGAAAGCGCCTATGTCTGGAGGACGCTTTATGATGCATGGTGGGCTGTCGCGATGGGATGGATCATGATCCACCCTCGCATAGGGGGTAACATTCAGGATTTTTTCACTCGTGCTTTTGCAGCCGTTCTTGGTGCTGCGTGGAGTGGTGCGGCACATGCAGCGAGTGGTGGGAACCCATATATTCTTGCAGCCTTCGCTGCTATATACATGATTCCCATGATGTACCGCTTCACTCAGAGCACTCACCCGGTACGTTTAATCTTTGACTTCCAGCCTCCAGGGCATTGCTGACCTGAATGAAGCGATCCGGTCTTGTTGGCTGTTTGTCTTTCGCCGTCATCTCTCTCACTTTGCGACACGACACTCTTGGACCTTCCATTGCACTGCAGGGTGTTTATAAGGGCCTGGTATTTCTTACTGGCACTATAGCACCTATCGTTGTGAATTGGCTGCTTTGGCCCTTCATCGCTCGACACGAACTGCGGATCGCACTATCATCAATGATTTTATACATGAGTATAATGTACAGAAGTAAGTCTCTCATTTTTTCTCTCTGAGACTCTGCTGATTGTCAGACGTTGTTGCAAACTATGTTTACTTCGACGAGGGTAAGGATCCGACCCCTGAGACTATCAGACGATCTGAGATGCTCGAAAGTCGGATGCGTGAAGGTTTCGTTAGAATCCGACAACTCCTTGTCATGTCGCGTCACGAAATTCGCCTCCGGGGTCCTTTTGACCCAATTCCCTACTCGTGTCTCGCTGCCTCATGCGAGCGATTCTTCGAGTATCTCATCGCTGTTCGACAGTCTGCTCTCTTTTACAACCCAAACTACATCCGCGATAATCCCGTGGCTGCTGGGCACCTACATAGCTACCGGCGTGATGCAGTGGCCGCTATCCTCGGGAACTTGTACATCCTCGCTGTAGCATTGCGATCCGAGCGCAAAGTTCCTGTAAGTATGGAAGCTCACatgccatggcttctgcTAACAACCACGAAGCGCTATCTACCGAGTGCTGCTGCAGCAAGAAAGAAGCTCCTTCACAGAACCGCcgagctggccaaggaaATGGAGGAAGATACCGAGGGATATGAGCTTGAGCGGCAGAAGACGTGGAGTGATATATATAGCTACTCATACAACGCAAGTCTTACTGGATGTGTGGCCCAGTTAGAAGAGTTGGAACGGTTCACGAAGCTCATAGTAGGAGAAAAGAAGTGAGTCATTATTCACATTCGCAGGATCACTGTTAACAAGAGCAGGTTCGAGCGCCCCGCAAAACCCatagaagaggacgatgaagatacTGATGTATCGCCCGAGCGGCTTTGATTGATCCTCTATTGGTCTTATCCTATccatgcaatgcaatgctaAACCAGTTCCGCTAATCAAACATATGCGCCGTTGGTCATTTCGTTCAAGATGTCCCTCGTGATAAGCTTCCCTTTCAATAACGCCTTGTCGCTAATCCTGGCCGTTTTCGGTGAACGCCTACGGTTCTCCTTTCCAGAAGCTTTCTTCCGTGGTGATTTAATCCTTTGCGTAGGGCCTGTAGCTGTGATCTGTGTACCAAAGTCCTCAAAATAATGGTTCTCAAGCGCATTGGCGGGCATCTCGTAAATCCAATTCCGGTCCTCCATCAAAGATATGAATCGACTTAGCATACTGTCGCTGCCGCTACCCTTGAGTGTCGATTTGCTCCCAACAACGAGGAGCTTCGTTTTGGCTCGTGTGAAAGCAACATTTATTCGTCTCCAATCCTTCAACAGGTCTCCAATATTGCACGCTTCATTGCTTCGCACGAGACTGAGGACAATCACCTCCTTATCTCGTCCCTGGAAACGATCTGTTGTGTGCATCTCTACTCCAGAGAacaccttgagcttgtctttGAGCATAAAAAGCTGTGCTCGGTAGTGTGTCATCACACCAATTTCAGAGTCTGGAACTCCAACTGTCAAAAGGCTGTCAACGAGCTGAGAAACGATGCGGACTTCAGCTGAGTTGACGATTCGTTTGCCCTGGGCTTCTTCACGGACGGGAGGTTGGATTGTGTCAGTGTTAATGAAACGTACGCGCGCCTCGCTATCGAGAAGGTCATATAGCCAGCATCGATTCGGACCAGGGGCAGCGCAGAACGATCGGGGAGTTGCTGCATTGATGGTTGATGCATCGTAGTGTCGCTGCATGAGAGCCTCCATTCGTGGAACTTCAAGTTTCCACCTTCGAAGCTGCTCTGTACCGCACCGAAGTCTTCCATTATAGATGAGAGTGTTGCTCAGAGTCATGATATCCTCGCACATACGATACTGATGCTCTAGGTTGACGACCGATTCGGGATGGGTGTCGGACAAGAGTTTGAACAGGCTGACATCGAGACCGCCGTCGCGTGCTTCTTCGTTCTTTACCACGGGAGGGAGCTGATTATGGTCGCCAACAAGGACAAAAGTGCGAGCCATTCTGATCGGACCAGCGCAGATGGGCAGTGTAATTTGTGATGCCTCGTCCACGATACAGTAATCAAAGGAACGTTCATGGAAGACAGAATGGTTGATACCAAGACATGTCGTTGCAACGATTGGTGTCCCGTGCCAtgcattcttgatctcatcgaaTGATTTCATTGGATGGCCTGCAAGAATAGCGAAGTCCTGGACGTCGGGGTGCACTTTGGCCGGGGCACCCAGACGAAGGATAGGTATTTTGTCAGCCTTGAGTTTTAGCAGAATGTTGTCCACAGCAGTATGTGTATGCGAGGTCAAAAGCACACTCTTCCCCTGAGATGTCAAAGCACGGATGATATGAGCAATAGTTGTTGTTTTTCCAGTACCGGGCATTCCAAGAACAAGTGCGTAGTCTTGAGCACTCATGACTTTTTCGATGGCGCGATGTTGATCAACATTTAGGCTATCTCGATCCGACACGATGTACTGAGTTGGCGCAGCCTTGAATATTGGTGCTTCTAGATCAACGATCAGTCGTCGAATTTGCCGCGATCCCACGATATCATCTGCCATCATCTGGACGAGGTTGTTGCGAACAGTCGCCATTCCGTTGCTGAATTCATCTTGGTCGAGTCGATACCGAATAGGAGCCTCTTTGATTTTGCCTGTTGCCTCATCCTGGGTCGCCCCCTCGTGGGCAACGTCCATAATGCTAGCAAAAATCTGATTATccctctcatcaaagccaggTTGTCGAATGCGGGCATTATGAAGTCGCCTGTCAACTGCAACACTGATTCGTTGCCTCTTGACTGCTGTAACGTAGCCTATAGCCAAGGCGAAGTGGCCCTCCTCGTCAGAGACCACAATTGGCTCTCCGACTGACAACTCGGACTCTAGGAATGAGAATCCTGAAACTTGAACTCGCTTGACAAAGGTGTAGTGGTATCGATTGATCCTAGGGTTGTCCGTGTCGACTGAAGCTGAACCctcttcgatgatgacatctGCAAAACATCGAGATTTCTTTTCTCGTTCAGTACTAGTCATTGTCCATAACTCTCTTTTGGTTTTTTggctctccttctcttctttggtcaGTAAATTCTCCcacttgatgaagaattgttgatgatgaggagtcaAGTGCTTGACGATCTCATCAAATTTCTCATTCATGCCACTCGactctccatctccgtcGTCAGCGAGTCGATGGTAGATAAAACACGATGTCTTGGCGTAGCATTTCCCACACATGTGCTTGCTCTTGAGCATTGGTGGCAACTGGACACTTCTTTCTCGAACATAGCATGCTAGTTGATTTCTTTGCATGATCATGTGTCGGAGCTCGTGTCGGATTGCGGGAATACGCATCGTCTTGGATGTTTCCATATAGTAGAGGATTCCATACGCAATCTCAATATCGTAGCGGTCCGATAAGAGCAAAGTATAGAGTGCCGTTTGAGCCATATGATTACTGTTTGCATGTTTACCCGTCTTGACCTCAAAAGGCACAGTCAAAGTCCGAATATCATTTCCATCCTGCATTGCAACTTCAACGGTTGCGTCGATATTGCCCTTGAGTCCGTACATTGGAGACCATACGtgttcctcaacatccaagagcttggtaaCGGCCATATTTGCCTTTTTCCCGTTTCGGTCTTCAACTACCGCATCCTGCTTTGGGCGGGAAGATACGAAAGCGCCAGCCCAGTAACTCAGTTCGGTCATTTTGGATTGTAGATGCTCTCGAGCCGAAGGTATGCCAACTTTGATAGTATACAGGTCCTCGACATGCTTTTCTGTTATTCGGTCGATGACGGCGCATAAAAAAGGGAGATCCCACTTATTAGCAAGAAGGGCCTCTTGGAAGATTTCGTGTAGCATTGTTCCATAGATAAggggtggtgttggtggacTGGTGGCCTTGACTCGATCTTGCAGCACAGCACGGCGCATGCAACCGAACGAATCAGCCACCACGGTTGCGGATATAAGTTGATCAGGGTGTAGAATAAGAAGATTTTGGCCATCGTCAATGATACATTGGCCTCTTAAAGAGAAATCGCCTATAATGTGAACGTAGGCTTCTGCGTGGGCCGGTGTGTCAAACCATGAGGCCCTCAGGTGAACCGTCTTTATATCTTTTGAATTGTCGGcctggatgagaagaatctGAAGTTGCGAATCAGTAATATTCGAGCATGGTTGTCGACTAATTTACCTTTTCTGGCCGTGTATGTCCGTATTGGTCCGTATACTCGCCCTCCAAGACATTCGTTACCAGGTATCGTTGGATTGTTCTTGGTTTCCGGCTCTACCTGTTACTTAGCATGTGGCGGATCCTCCTAGGTTGTTCGACGTACGTCTCCGGAGCAGTTCTGGGCTGCTTGCGTTGCGGCCAGTTCTACGGCTTCAAAATCAAAGTCTCCGCCAAATGCGTCGCCAAATTCATCATCCAAGTCGTCAAGTTCTGTCGTTGCTGGAGCCTGTGATACTTGTTGAGAGTCCGCAGTAATTAGATCTTCTGCCTCGTCGAAGAAGTCATCGTCCAGGTCGTCAAATTCGTCCAGCTTGCCGCCAAAACTTTCTGGTGTTTTTTTATCGTTCTCGGTTACCGGATTGTTTTCGGCTGCTACTACCTCGGGTTGCTGATTCGCTTCCAATTGAGTAgtgttgatgctggcttcAAGTTGCATGATGGTGTCGTCGTCAAATtcgtcaaagtcatcatcaccataGTCCGAGGAAGCAGGTTCTGGATGTGGTAATTGAACTGGAGCTCGAGCCGGAACTTGGACATGCTGTTGCGCAGGGTCTTCTGCAGGCGTTTGAGACCTGGCTCGGGTTTTCGAGAGGCGTGGAGAGCCACTGCTAGTGGTGTATATCCGTCTTTTCTTaggagaaggagattctGGAGCATCTTGGGGCTCCTCACTTGGCCCGTTGATGCTACTAGTCACCGTATCGAGCAGTGCATTTACCATTGAAGACTTGGatgcctccatctcttccatctcggTACTCAGGCGACTACCTGACGTTGATCTTTCtacccttctcctcttgggCCAATTCAAACCACAACTTATTGCTCGTCTGAGATTCGTTTCGCCAACCGTTGCTTTTGATGGCCGCGGCGAAgacgacaccatcaactGTGCAAGTGCAGGGTT
Encoded proteins:
- a CDS encoding branched-chain amino acid aminotransferase, coding for MMRPLLVRSALRSARMSSLRPLCHAQRFSIKAEAASTIKPLGLDASKLSIEKTGKPKGLSKPEDLVFGREFTDHMLAIEWNQDEGWLEPKITPYQNLSLDPATCVFHYAFECFEGMKAYKDKDGKVRLFRPDKNMARLNKSAARIALPTFEPQALTELISKLAQLDSRFIPDKRGYSLYLRPTMIGTQKTLGVGPPGSALLYVIASPVGPYYPTGFKAVSLEATDYAVRAWPGGVGDKKLGANYAPCIVPQLQAASRGFQQNLWLFGEEEYVTEVGTMNMFVALKNKETGQKELVTAPLDGTILEGVTRDSVLALARERLEPEGWKISERKYTMRELAEAAEEGRLLEAFGAGTAAIVSPVRSISWKGKLVDCGLSELEESGEIALKMKEWIEAIQYGDEEHEWSYTI
- a CDS encoding DNA replication ATP-dependent helicase Dna2 → MPLQKSYSDQVGRTKRLPWQRSRSNPVQQTPRPRALQPVSEVTKNKLNKFQYHTVNGEAASESTENDQNVSSNRTKDDTTTTPATRLTWQELLEPAGGTEDDTTTSPNDRLLWDNRQDTLYMPALSPMLNRKGARKRARSSSPVSSPVADKSNTPSVNVRKLAQALKSPHADPTLELWDRYSLNGTDNAGSPLGLANPALAQLMVSSSPRPSKATVGETNLRRAISCGLNWPKRRRVERSTSGSRLSTEMEEMEASKSSMVNALLDTVTSSINGPSEEPQDAPESPSPKKRRIYTTSSGSPRLSKTRARSQTPAEDPAQQHVQVPARAPVQLPHPEPASSDYGDDDFDEFDDDTIMQLEASINTTQLEANQQPEVVAAENNPVTENDKKTPESFGGKLDEFDDLDDDFFDEAEDLITADSQQVSQAPATTELDDLDDEFGDAFGGDFDFEAVELAATQAAQNCSGDKPTFTL
- a CDS encoding DNA replication ATP-dependent helicase Dna2 codes for the protein MRRAVLQDRVKATSPPTPPLIYGTMLHEIFQEALLANKWDLPFLCAVIDRITEKHVEDLYTIKVGIPSAREHLQSKMTELSYWAGAFVSSRPKQDAVVEDRNGKKANMAVTKLLDVEEHVWSPMYGLKGNIDATVEVAMQDGNDIRTLTVPFEVKTGKHANSNHMAQTALYTLLLSDRYDIEIAYGILYYMETSKTMRIPAIRHELRHMIMQRNQLACYVRERSVQLPPMLKSKHMCGKCYAKTSCFIYHRLADDGDGESSGMNEKFDEIVKHLTPHHQQFFIKWENLLTKEEKESQKTKRELWTMTSTEREKKSRCFADVIIEEGSASVDTDNPRINRYHYTFVKRVQVSGFSFLESELSVGEPIVVSDEEGHFALAIGYVTAVKRQRISVAVDRRLHNARIRQPGFDERDNQIFASIMDVAHEGATQDEATGKIKEAPIRYRLDQDEFSNGMATVRNNLVQMMADDIVGSRQIRRLIVDLEAPIFKAAPTQYIVSDRDSLNVDQHRAIEKVMSAQDYALVLGMPGTGKTTTIAHIIRALTSQGKSVLLTSHTHTAVDNILLKLKADKIPILRLGAPAKVHPDVQDFAILAGHPMKSFDEIKNAWHGTPIVATTCLGINHSVFHERSFDYCIVDEASQITLPICAGPIRMARTFVLVGDHNQLPPVVKNEEARDGGLDVSLFKLLSDTHPESVVNLEHQYRMCEDIMTLSNTLIYNGRLRCGTEQLRRWKLEVPRMEALMQRHYDASTINAATPRSFCAAPGPNRCWLYDLLDSEARVRFINTDTIQPPVREEAQGKRIVNSAEVRIVSQLVDSLLTVGVPDSEIGVMTHYRAQLFMLKDKLKVFSGVEMHTTDRFQGRDKEVIVLSLVRSNEACNIGDLLKDWRRINVAFTRAKTKLLVVGSKSTLKGSGSDSMLSRFISLMEDRNWIYEMPANALENHYFEDFGTQITATGPTQRIKSPRKKASGKENRRRSPKTARISDKALLKGKLITRDILNEMTNGAYV